aatcagaattgacctgcagtatGAACGTAGCCTTAcatatgtggatataaatccgatatggatccgatgctactgcagtctgcaCATTCGGGTCGTGTATATCCGACCTGTACGTCATCTTGCCGCGCGTGAGTTGGGGAAAGGCACTTATGGATGAAGGgaagtttatttttgtcatttgaaatagtttaaaaatCGGTGTGACTGAAGCAGCTCAggtcaatgtcccaccactcctggctctGACATCCACCCATACGCTCCTCGGAACAAATGTCGCAAACTGCTGGCGCCAAAAGTCTTGCCCTGGATCTTCTTAATCTGCTACACTCAATAATTTTGTCAAGAAAATTTTGCCTTCACTTGCACAAAATTCTTGAAATTGTTACAAATGTGCCAGGGAGACTACAAGTTGGGGCAATGTTTACTTCCATAAAGACACGGCACCACATGTGATGTGGTGTTTCCGTGCGCATGTGCGTCACATGAACGATGCATTACATTCACATTACAAACTAATACAATcctcatttttttggtaatgtgaacgactaCATAAAAAGGAtcaaattttaacaaaaaaacaaagtacagcGTGAACATAGGGTCAGAGACTGCATGTATGTGAATGTGCAAGCACGTGCCGGCCATGTGCCTTTGCACGAGCCGAGCCACTCCCCCTTTTTGGGCTGAAAGACAATTGTGaagaatatataattttttgacccaatctgttctctgaaaccTCTGTTGTTAACAAATGCTAGacagtggtggtgttcttatattttttgggtgGAAAAACGTGTAATTTGAAGCCATTTGAAGGAGGGATAGCACCTTTAATCGAAATAAGACTGTCTGAGACGCTCGACACCCACCTTGCAAGAATGCAAGATGATTGATTCCACCTAGTAGGACTCGTGAATGGTCAAGGTTGCTATTGCAGCCTATTGCAACAGACTCGTTGGTAAGTGTTCTGAGCTGAATGACTCACACTAAGAAAAACATCAAGCTGCCACAAGAGAAACAAGCTAAAGGTAGGTAGCCAAATGCTTGCTATGTTGTTTTCAAAGAAAGGTTTGTTCTAACCAAACGTGCATTATGTATGATTGATGAAATTCCATGGTTTTAATCAGTTGCATGAAACTTCGTTGTGAGGGTGTGCGTGTGGCGAGGAGCAGCTAAGATGAACGTCTGCTGTCGGTTGTTTATAGATGCAGAGTCGTGAAATTGAAACTAGTTTACATGTCTTGTGAAAGTAAATTCCGACTGACTGGACTTTGGGGTTCACTCATAGGCCTGCCTTTTCATATCTAATACTATGAAATCAAACCTAAAACACAAAATTCATAACCCGTAGTAAAACAACTCAAGGCTGCTACGGTGGGGTGTACATATTGCTGAATATTTTTACTCAAGGGAGCTATAGCGACAGATCTCCACAATGATTTTCAGTGCAGGACAAGCACAGATAAGTATGATACCTCTTAGAATATTTTAACTGATGTGCGATGTCCCAGTGTTCTGGAATGCAGCAAAACTGAAGGTGTGGTTGTCTGTGATACTCACTTCACTGGAGTCCTCCTGTTGGTTGATGACAGTTAATGCATCCTCAGAGGCTTGTCTCTTGGCCTCAGCCAGCGCCCTCTCCATTTTCGAGCGTTCTGCTGAAATCATCTCATGAGCTTTCCTCTCAGCATCTGACACCGCCTTCTGTAGCTCCGACATCGCCTGTCGCTTCACTTCATTCACGGCTTCTTCTGAGAAGGAGCGAGAGAGGGAGAAAAAGGGAAGTGTTAGTGCCTCCCCCTGATCCGTCATCATTTATTGAAGCTCTTTAAGCTGCTTTTTTGTTGTATCTTGGCGAACAGATGTACGCCATCCAAGATTTAAAAGTTTATGCCAGAAATGGGAAGCAGCCAGACTTCAGTGATGAATTCCAACACAATCTGGACAGAGTGGAGAACAGCAGATGCCTGCAAAGTTTTGTCACCAGCTTGGTTGTTCATCCACCATCATGGgattcccttttctgtgtgattGTCCTTCTGTCATCTGGATGGTTCAGTAACAAATCCTCAGCCACTAAGCAACCTGAATAAACTCCAATGTGTTCACGATGTTTATCTTCACTACAATCTTCcaaaaatgtagtattttttGGACATGCGAGGaggcattctttttttttttttttacagcaagcTGGTAAAATATAAGGGCACAAGCATTACGAGATTCCACTTAATCAATCTATTAATCAATCTGGTGATGGGCTAGTTTGGCGGATGCCTTTTTCGGCTTGTGGTTACATGAGGTTGTTGAAAACCTGATTTGCCCACAAAGATTCCTGACCTCAACACATTTGTGATGAACTAGGATGTAAATGATTAAAtcccacagacacactccaTGTTCCCTTTTGTCCCTCGAATATCTACTATTACAGTCCCAGCCTGAAATAGAAACTTCCATCCGTCATCGCTATGTAAGAGGAAGGCGTGGTACATTTCTACATCTTTAATTGATATTACCCAAGAAATATAGTGCCAGAATTTTCATAAGGCTTTCCGCTCTTTGGGAAATATGGCTGCCAAATGCACACTTTATTGATTAATATGCAAATCAAGTCCATGCGACTGTGATTACAAGAATGAGAGATTCATATCTTGTAATATGGAATATATTTGCAATGATTAAAAgctgtttaaatattacatttacttTCTCCAtcctacacacacactaacactcaaaaggtgctTGCCAGGTGCATCCAAGCCACACATAATAGGAGGTTTAGCTGTTTTCACCACTGCTACCTACTTTAGTTCATCCTGTCAGAGAAGCTGTCGCTTCTCCGCACTGCTCCATTCCACACACTTTGTCATGCATTTGTGGTGTGTCTGACTGCATGAGCTAGAATCCTTTGATTCCTGTATCCTTCATgtcaaccctaaccctaacctacaTAGAAAGTCTGACATGTCTCAATTTCTCCTCCTATTtccgtttttttcccatttccccTCTTTATTCTTTCCACTCAAACACGATCTGCATTATCCCAAGCTCAACCATCAAGCCTAACGCATGCACTACCAAGATAAGTTTACAAATTTAATTAATTCTTATCAAGAAGACGGCGTAGCAGATGCTGGGGCAATTAGCACTTAATGAAAAACACAGGGGCAGAAATATTAACGTTATGATTCCACAGGGATTTGCCGAGTCTTTTCACAGACTAgattctttttttccccgtgCACAAATCACCGCAATCTCTCAAGCTGAACCCGATCAGAGAAAATAGTACGTGTCTGGTTTTAATTAAAAGGCGCAGGGGCAGACTACCTGGCTGCACACTCtcatacacaaaaacacactcaaGGGTAAGATGTTGTGAGTGAGATATGTTACTCACCCTGCTTGTTTTGTAGGTGCTTTAGTGCTGGGGAGAGCGGGATGCTTGTAGTACCTGTATGAAAAACAACTGCAGTTAAAAGAGCTTTTTTCTGCTGGTGAAAATGCAGCacagtgttttattttaacagcAGCAGCGTCTTTGCTCTACAaggtctatatactgtataaggagGATGACTGCAAAGTCATTTTGACACGGATGGGAAAAGGTCTGACCCAGACGACTTCTGGGATGGGCTTTATTGAACATGCAGTAAGGAGAAAAAAGCCCAGGGAAGTGCAACATTGCATCCGTTTGACTACAAACGGAGACTATTCAGTACTAACAATTGCAGGCTAGCCATGTATCTGTAATTTATTGATATGTATTCACACTGATATGAGGACTGTGAATGAAATTAGGAAAACACTCACAATTATAAATTGGGAGGTATGAACTTGAGATAGTGCTTCTTTGGATAATAGAGAGAATTTGTTGGGTTACTTCAAACTGTGCTGCTGTGGCCTGCCTCAGGCCAGGTGACTGCATTTTCACTGCATCTTAACTGCAGTGGCCTTTCATAGTGGTGACAGGTGGAAGGCATTTTGGCAGAATGTCGCAGTGGGCTTCCAATCTCCCAGCCTCATGGACTTATGACTTTAAGGTCTCTGTTCTGTATAGGCCACATTCCCACCAAGCGGTACTGTTGAATTTATCTTGCCACGGTACAGTTTGGAGCGGTAAACAATGATTTTTAACAGGGCTTCCATCAGTGTAGACTGGATGGTGATCTCCAAAGAGGGGGCATGTGACATAGTAGTAACAGTGGAGAACATCCAACAGTGTTTTGTTTCCTCCATGAACGCGGCTATTAAATTACAGTGACAAAATTGTACAGCCTGGTGGAAAGAAGGCTTTGGTGGCTGTGGATGACAAACTGAATGTCCATTTGAAAATGTATATGCATGTATGattgtgtctttgtgtgaatGCAAGCGATTTTGTCAGTGTGAGGTTATTTGCAAAGACACTGAAAAAGGCAACCGATGCATTGGTGGTTACTGGTGCTTACCAGCTTTTCTCCAGATTTCTTCTGGCAGGTATCCCGATGGAGGTCTATGTAAGAAGTCTCTGTGGATCTCTGAAACACACATTGAACTAatcaataatgtaataatgtgggCCAAACCTATATTGTACATTATACTATAAATCAAATCCCCCCAAAAGTTTCCATCAGGTACTGAGCTAAACCCTTTAGTTTCTAATTAGTGTCAATACAGCGTGTGTCTTGAAATAACACACGTGTAAAATATAACACACAAGTCAGGACCACCTCACTCTTTCTATGCTTAATATGAATTCATTGCCAGCATCTTCAAATGGGCCCTACCTCGCTATGAgtatttttctgtgtgtgattgTCTACCTGTCTGTCTGCCTGTCTGCCTTTCAGCAGCAGAAGAAGCTCCTTTGGACAGAGTCTCACTGCTGCTAGCtgtgttggaggaggagttgtggtgaggagtaggaggaagaggaggaggaaggcagTGCTGTCCGTTGCTCCCACCTTTTTTCATCTCCTCAACGTCGCTGTAGCGTCGTATCCAATGGTTCATCTCCTCTCGATCGGCCTCCTGGCAGCGCCGCAGCACAGTCAGAGAGCGGCGCGTCTTCTCCACCATGTCCATGATACAGTTCAGGAGCTGAAAGAGACACAAACATCAATATTAATAGATGAACATTCTAGCATCTCATCTTTTTTGGACAAGCCTAAGCTTCCAACAGTTTGGGGGAAGGCGCACACACCAAGGGTCATAAAGGCACGTTGGAATGAGTTTGTTGTGGATGAACATAAGAGCCCTGATCTCTGGATTTGGATTAACTACAACTGAGATCTCACTAAAAATTTTTCTGGATGAAAGGCCAAAAATTCCTACAGACACACTGCAATATCTTGTGGAAAGTCCATTGCTGCAAATGGGAGACCAGCTCTatatatttttgtccatttttgtccattttccaCTTCCAGCTGTTGTCATGGGCAATATAGACAGTATTAGGTCTGTATTTGCATGTGTTTCACTCAGTTCTTGGCCATGTGCTAGTTAGTGAATGTAAATTTGTAAGAGCATTACGGTCATAATGTAACAGCTGGGCTGCAGATGAAAAAGTTGAGCCGATTCCTTCCACCCTTTTGCTCCATTCGCTGCCAACTCAACAGATTGCCTTTCATTTCTGTCTTTTACCTCGCATTCTAATGTCACTTTCATGCACACTTCCCAGCATTGCCACTGCTGTCTGCACCGCTAAATGTGCTTAGCATGGTCGGCATTCAAGCCTTCCCATTATTCGCATTCAAATTTCTTCTCCGTTATTCCCTCGCTCTGCCTTCATTCCTCGCTCTCCACTCCACCATTCCATCCCCTCTCAGTAAGCTATATTTATTTCAGTGAAGTGTTTCTAATTTGGCAGGGGTCCAGGCCTGGCCGGTTCTCTCCATGACTGCAGCTCTTGTCTCAGCTGCTCTGCCCAGCTGGAGCTGCTCTCTGCTGGGTCGCGAGCTCCATCTGGGGCCGTAATTCTCTGCAtgagtgtgtactgtatatgtgtctgGTGTGTGCTCTACTGCCTTCATGAAGTTGGGTGTCAGCACACCGAATGCATGTGAATGACATTGGCATTAGTGATgtgtggatcgatactgaaatatcgatacttccaatACCAGATCTTGAACCTCTAAAATCGATTTTTTTATCGTAGATagttttttctgttcttttctGTCAGagtttaatataaataaattactctgatgtctcatattctttatgctatgactAGAAATACACTACCTTTTAAAATTTTGCAGACACAAAAAgcatatttgcacaaagtatcggtatcggatggGTATTGCCGATACCAGAATGAATTTTACTCAGTGTCGGACCAAAAAGGACATCGGttgtatcgcacatcactaattgGCATTAAAAATGGCAACCATGCAGGTACATACATTATCAAGGTGCTTCCATTCTTCTGCCCACTCTCGATCTGTTAGACGGTGGTCGATCACTTCCTCTTGGCGGGCTCCATGCACTGCTGTAACAAAAGAGAGGTCATATAAAGcacatatacagtggatccccgcatttttgcaattcagcattcacacccTCCGATTTTGAtcgaaattatattttttgttgcgaAATCCACTTTGACTTGTGTGAGGAAGGGTATGAATGTCAAGCTCAAGCAAATTGATGTGACATACAGCAATACCGAGACATAGCAACGTAGCCCAGGCTTGATTccagtgtcaaaaatagacatcttTGTGGGCTAACTACTTGTGTTTTTATACGCGGATGATCTCGGAACATAACCCCTGCAAAGAGCAGGgaactactgtatatagtatgGACACAGAAATATATAGTTATATTAGAGTTATATATCGGTTATATATTAGAGATATTTTATACCGCATACTCTGTTTCAGGGTCGTGGTGAgctggatcctatcccagctgtctccAGGTGTAAGGCGGactataccctggactggtcaccagtcaatcacaggggaCATAtagagacagacaaccattcacacacgcaTTCACAATGTCACTAAGTGGGGACTGAACCCACACTCCTTGCAACTGAAGTcagtttgactttgatgtttgcaCAAGAGTTCTTCAATCCCatatggacaaaaatattgAGACACTTGTCCATGAACTGTTTCCACAATGTTGGAAGTAAATggtttgttcaaaataaattgcaATGGATGTATGTTTGATTGTGTGCATTTTGCATCGTATACTGTATCTGTCACCTCAACATCTATCATGACTCAGCAATCCAGTAAACAAACAATAGACCATTCATTTGACAGTACATGTCTGTATTGGCATGTAATGGCCAGTACCATACAATAGGCTTGAAACTAATCCGGGGGGACAGTTTGGCTGAGAATGCATCTCTTTCTTTTTGGGGTAAGCAGAAGGAAGGCATATATGGTTGCCACAGTTGTAGCGCATGGGTATGTAAGGCTGTGGGCTTTATATAGCTACCACGAGGATTAACACAGTGGACTGACAACTGGTCTTTGTTCATGACAGACGCCCCACTTTTGTATGTACCCACACTATTTGACTATAATATACAGTGATCTGTAGTGTTCCATATGAATAGTGAGTAAATGTTCTACCTGTCTGTCGGTGTCTGTCTCGGCCATCTCGGTGTTCATTATGTCTGTAAGCGTCTCTGTATTGGTGTGCCAGTGCCATGTCCTCCAAGCGGTAGTGCTGAGGAGCCATTTGATGGTTTGGTGGGTGGGGCAGGCCATTGGGAGGGTGTGTGGAGAGGCCATTGGGAGGCGGGTGTGCAGAGAGGCCCGTGCTGGGACTGAAGCGCTGGCTGGGGCTTATGGTGCAAGGCCTTTTTGCCAGGTGCTCAGGGTGCAAGCCATCTCTCTCTGAGGAGTCTTTGGTCCTGGTTGAGAGGACAGAAGGGTTTaaacatgaaaacacaaaactCAAGCAGAATTAATTGATTCAAAGTTGTGTTGTTGTGCACCAACCAGAGTGTTGGTTACAAAGTGTGAATTGGGAGTATGGATTATTTACTGTGCATTATTGAAAACACTTCAGTGTTAATGAAACACAGAGAGCTGACGTGATTGTCCATACACCAAagccttcagtgttttttcaGCTGTAGCAATGAATTGTGGAAGGAATGGTGTATTATTGCTGACAACAAAGCAGAtttctgtgtttgtttgctgCGACAATATTTCTGACAATATTTCCCAGGCTATGTTTTTACTATGTTCACCACATGACCAAAGATGTCCTCATAAAATGGACATGTCTCCTTCAAATCCAGAATGCTATTAGGTCTACCAAATGCAGAAACACGGCCCAACAAAGACCAGATTGTCCCAATAAAAGCATAAACACATTTGTGTGGGTACACTCACAGGCCGAACCATTAGGCGCACCAATTTAATGACATGGTATCAAAACTTCTGCCGAAGATAATAATGAAGGTAGCAACtacaaacacaacaataatCAAATTGTTCAATGAatgcctctctgacagtgtttatcaaaacaaaatattattatctttgtatacCTACCTAAGACAGTCCAAGGACAAAGACAAATGTTGTCTCCGGcggaaaaataaatgaatcacagaCTTTACTGAAGCTGGTAAGGAATGTGCTTGTGCACAAAGACAGGCTTTATTGTACAAGTTCATCAGTTTTCCCAACTCCCAAATGTAGATTGCCATAAGCGGTCTTGTTTATCAGTGATTGCAGCTGCTTGTATGCTTAAGCTCAAGTAAACCTGAACTGTGCGAAAACTACAAATTCGACAACTCCCACATGGTGGTGTGCACGTGGAGACGTACgcactcacgcacgcacggcCGCGTATTCCCGTGGAGAGCTGCTTGTTGTTCAGTTACAGTGAGACAGCGGCACTCCGGAGCGCTCACACAGCTGCATGCCATATGTATCAAACAAAGCCAAGTTCAAGCGTACACCCTACGTCTCAAGCGTTTAATCTGAATATCCCTCGGTCTGCTCTTAAATTGCAACTATTCCTCTCCCTCCCACCCAGCTTCAGCTTAAGGGACAATATGGACTGAACACTGTTTGTTTGGCAGATGTTTAGAGACACTGTAGAAGTTctttcagtgagtgtgtgcaTGGGGAAAAGAGCGTGATGCTGTGTTTTCCAGCCATCTGGTCAGTTGAAATGGGAGTGTTGATATTAATCTGTTTAGCTGGATGGCACTAGCCAGGCATTCAGATGGAAATCACTCTTTATCATGTGGGGATCAAAGGCCAATGAATGCATCATGGACCAAGGTTGTAGATGTGCGTTACCGTCAGTATGCATGGTTatctgtgtgtgtcttttgaGCGTGTCGGCAATGCACATACACATCCTTGGATCTGGCCGCTGACAAATCATAGGAACAGCTGGCACAGCGATCGCTCTGCCCCTGCCTGAACATGCTGCCCCTCCCCCCACACACTTCACTCAAGCCTGGCCTGCTGTGCATAAGGCAAGAGGTCGGGAGGCGGAGGTGTGTGGATTACAGTCCCATCCAAAGCACCCCACCTCCCCTCACCCTACGGAGGATGTGTTCAGTGTTACGGTCAGCACATCGCCATCTGGACACATCCCTGACATATGGACGGCTGCTGGGAGCCTGCAGGTCGTGCAGTTAAAGAGTGAGGAAGGAGATTGAGCAAATCAGGGATGTGAGAAGCAGAGGAAAGACAATAATTTGAAGAAAAGCAAAGAATAGGGAGTAAAAGTCAATTCACACTCTATTAGGAGCGAATAATGCATTCCAGGTGACAATGGGCCTCAATAATCCACAATAGCGCTCTTTTTCAGTGTTGCCCAGACGTCCAACTCCTGGAGTTGCAGATTTATAGGCTCTGGAATCCTTTAATTTCCTTCATTTGTATCACTGTTTGTGTGGGGACATGTGTGACTGAATGGGTGATAGAGAGTGCTGCTACCTATCAGGGGTCCTTCTCTTGCCATGTTCATTCATCTCCATCATAATCTCAGAAGAATCGAGGGGTGAGCTGGCGTTGGCGTCCAGGAGAAGCTGCTCGTGTTGGGCCAGGTATTGTGCTGGCGTCTGCTTGGCCAGCCTGGCACAGTGCAGCAACTCCCTCTGCAGCAAGGGCAAGTTTGCCTGCAGTAGAGAAAAAATGAAAACCATTCATTAATgtgaggtggaaaaaaagtgttgagAGGGAAAGAACTGAGCTCGACGCTGTACAGTGGAGAGTGAATTAAAGCCAGATAAGGCAGTGAAAAAGGGGGAGTGATAGATGAAGAGACACAATGAGATAAGACAGATCTCTCGACACATTCCTCTGCCATGTGTCTCTCTCTGATGTGCTGAGGTGTGTATTGTGCGTGTGTACAAGTGCTGTCAAATAGCTCTCTAAGACCTGTCTGCTTGATAAAACACAGACTCCTCTCCAATGTCCCACATGTGGAGGATGACCGCACACTGGGATGTATGACACTTCACATgaacacacgctcacacacacccacacacatagCCCACTTTTTCTGGATATTCACATGCATAGTCTACATTCTGTTGATATAAATAGTAAAAGAACACAAACTTCCTCTCTCAGCTCAAGCCAGACCACGTCAAACACAGgctcatttttattggcccactgaTTGAAGATGTTtaacatcatttaaaatgttGAAAGTATTTTTTGGCACATTTCTTCCAACAGGCTCAATGATTCActtgtgtaattaattaatgttcATTAGTTTATAGTTAATATCTTTggatttctgtttatttagaccacgcaTACACATGTTTggcgtgtccgtgaatgcatctcgcagtcGTCTAgtcacaatgaggaagtgttgttccgatgACAAAGGGACTtgtgacgtgtttgtgagttggagatacatactctctatggtgttggaattgcactgctgttcatGTGCTTAGGTCAGAATAacgttataaaagagcgtcaccGTGCCTtcatctgccgtcataacagagaggcgtggcttgacatgatgcataTCTGTTAATTACTCTAAAAAAtgttcatgaaataaattagttattgctgttaacatgctatttttgacagccctaatatcaCATATCAGGAAGAATAACATACGCAGATAGTGAGTCATACGCAGATAGCGTACCTTCAGCAAAATAAAAGGCAATcaacataatgtgttcattacgtGACATTATTTTGAGGGCTGCCAATATCagtattggtaatgaagtgctggacaatattggatTATTGGttattggtaagaaagccaaaaTCGAGCCTTTCTAGTACAGGTATGTTGTTAAAGTGTAGGTATTATAATGGTGTTACCACAACAcatgatgtatttttattagtttGAGTCCTGGGAGCtgaaaaaaagtttgggaaacccTGACATAGGGACATAGAAAACTGATATTCAGCAATGTATATGTAGCATGCAGGTCATAGAATCCAGGGCAGAGCTAAAAATATTGCATataaacatacacacacctgtGCATACAACCCTGTGCAGTATATTTACCTTCAGGAAGGGAATGACGAAAGGCCTCAGAGGGAAGTTGGTGGCTTCGTGAAGTTTGGAATGAAACTCTTCAATGGTGAGTGTAGAGTTCTGTGCAAGACAAGACATAAGAAGTTAATCAATGCAACGACGAGCATAATGGTTGATGGGAACATAGAATGAAAGATATTCATGGCGTgcaatatacagtggatcctgcACATTTGTATTTCAGCACTTAAGGCtttgcaaatttgtggatttttggccGATAATTATTTAAGAATTTGTTATTCTCCaaaaatgagacatttttttttctctgaaaacacAATTCATTCAACATAAGTCAgtagtaatttataaatatatgataatacaggtcaaatttACCAAATGTaccacatgtaccactgttagaaatgTCCCAGAACACACCATACTTGTGTGCTGTGTTAGACAACTTCGACAGtcaatctggcctcaaaacttacagtgaggtgaacacaaggTAATATATGATCGCTACtgaaattacaacaggcaagcagtgtggaaaATAGACATTTGTATCATTTACTAGCAGTTTTTCGTCATTGGTTGGTGATCCTGGAACATAACCCTTGCAACAAGCGGAACTTCTGTCCTGCAAGCTATTGGTTTGTACAGACTTTATACTCGCCAGGCAATTCATTAGGTACGCATCCACTAGGTAGGATGTGTACTTCAGTAGGAAGCAGAATGTTTTTAAACCACTCCAAACTAAATCCACTATGATAAAACTCTAACTGAACTATAATAAACTGTCTGCTAGACTactgtatatggtatatatatatatatatatatatatatatattagggctgtcaatctaTTAAGGTAtttcatcacgattaatcacattttgtctatagttaactcataattaattaatctcaGATGAAAAAGGTtgttatctataataagtagggatgtaaatctctttctGGCAAACGATTTGTTACGCAACTACCatgataactacatcaaattttaattATACAATTATGTTCAATGTCTTTtgttccactttgtttgacagtccttgaacgcaccttctaactttgtcccacgctgcacagtcctactacagtactactactactactatactgtatttttaccctttttcttcacctcacatttggttccaaatgctgataccatgtgggaaggcataaaggtaagatttgattaccttattgagtgctaatctgcatatttgttcggtacacagcctctctgaaaagcaaagtccaggctcgtactgttGGATGGTGGGTTCAAAAATAGTATactgttagaaatcccccagtttttaaATGCTTAATGCGAGCGGCAATTTGTCCCATTTTGTTTGACCGTCTTTGAACGCACCCTCTGCTGTTTTCACACGCTGCACAAATATATACTTGTACTAGAATGTGTACTAGAAattcactactactactactatactatatttttaccctttttctttcacttcatatttgctcccaaatgctgatactatgtggtaATGCATGAAGGCacgatttga
The sequence above is a segment of the Dunckerocampus dactyliophorus isolate RoL2022-P2 chromosome 3, RoL_Ddac_1.1, whole genome shotgun sequence genome. Coding sequences within it:
- the cbfa2t3 gene encoding protein CBFA2T3 isoform X5 produces the protein MSAEVHLEHHKKASLKAGHLARVPTVTLVSHRELTAKDHHRGLDPKITASIHYRCSEGSRVQKVGTMPDSPADVKTQPRSTPPTMPPPPPAVSQATSRNASFTPTTSKSMLNGSSHSPTSLNGAPSTPNGFSNGPAMSSTSSLSNQQLPPACGARQLCKLKRFLTTLQQFGNDISPEIGERVRSLVLGLVNSTLTIEEFHSKLHEATNFPLRPFVIPFLKANLPLLQRELLHCARLAKQTPAQYLAQHEQLLLDANASSPLDSSEIMMEMNEHGKRRTPDRTKDSSERDGLHPEHLAKRPCTISPSQRFSPSTGLSAHPPPNGLSTHPPNGLPHPPNHQMAPQHYRLEDMALAHQYRDAYRHNEHRDGRDRHRQTAVHGARQEEVIDHRLTDREWAEEWKHLDNLLNCIMDMVEKTRRSLTVLRRCQEADREEMNHWIRRYSDVEEMKKEIHRDFLHRPPSGYLPEEIWRKAGTTSIPLSPALKHLQNKQEEAVNEVKRQAMSELQKAVSDAERKAHEMISAERSKMERALAEAKRQASEDALTVINQQEDSSESCWNCGRKASETCSGCNTARYCGSFCQHKDWERHHHVCGQGLQGMPGGSSVPLGTPSSSSALSSAPPTHSESTPPGPLSLAGQSGIAGGAGSGSGSMSASPKESSSSSASRSTTPATPALLDATSR
- the cbfa2t3 gene encoding protein CBFA2T3 isoform X6, translated to MPDSPADVKTQPRSTPPTMPPPPPAVSQATSRNASFTPTTSKSMLNGSSHSPTSLNGAPSTPNGFSNGPAMSSTSSLSNQQLPPACGARQLCKLKRFLTTLQQFGNDISPEIGERVRSLVLGLVNSTLTIEEFHSKLHEATNFPLRPFVIPFLKANLPLLQRELLHCARLAKQTPAQYLAQHEQLLLDANASSPLDSSEIMMEMNEHGKRRTPDRTKDSSERDGLHPEHLAKRPCTISPSQRFSPSTGLSAHPPPNGLSTHPPNGLPHPPNHQMAPQHYRLEDMALAHQYRDAYRHNEHRDGRDRHRQTAVHGARQEEVIDHRLTDREWAEEWKHLDNLLNCIMDMVEKTRRSLTVLRRCQEADREEMNHWIRRYSDVEEMKKGGSNGQHCLPPPLPPTPHHNSSSNTASSSETLSKGASSAAERQTGRQTEIHRDFLHRPPSGYLPEEIWRKAGTTSIPLSPALKHLQNKQEEAVNEVKRQAMSELQKAVSDAERKAHEMISAERSKMERALAEAKRQASEDALTVINQQEDSSESCWNCGRKASETCSGCNTARYCGSFCQHKDWERHHHVCGQGLQGMPGGSSVPLGTPSSSSALSSAPPTHSESTPPGPLSLAGQSGIAGGAGSGSGSMSASPKESSSSSASRSTTPATPALLDATSR
- the cbfa2t3 gene encoding protein CBFA2T3 isoform X7; the encoded protein is MSAEVHLEHHKKASLKAGHLARVPTVTLVSHRELTAKDHHRGLDPKITASIHYRCSEGSRVQKVGTMPDSPADVKTQPRSTPPTMPPPPPAVSQATSRNASFTPTTSKSMLNGSSHSPTSLNGAPSTPNGFSNGPAMSSTSSLSNQQLPPACGARQLCKLKRFLTTLQQFGNDISPEIGERVRSLVLGLVNSTLTIEEFHSKLHEATNFPLRPFVIPFLKANLPLLQRELLHCARLAKQTPAQYLAQHEQLLLDANASSPLDSSEIMMEMNEHGKRRTPDRTKDSSERDGLHPEHLAKRPCTISPSQRFSPSTGLSAHPPPNGLSTHPPNGLPHPPNHQMAPQHYRLEDMALAHQYRDAYRHNEHRDGRDRHRQTAVHGARQEEVIDHRLTDREWAEEWKHLDNLLNCIMDMVEKTRRSLTVLRRCQEADREEMNHWIRRYSDVEEMKKEIHRDFLHRPPSGYLPEEIWRKAEEAVNEVKRQAMSELQKAVSDAERKAHEMISAERSKMERALAEAKRQASEDALTVINQQEDSSESCWNCGRKASETCSGCNTARYCGSFCQHKDWERHHHVCGQGLQGMPGGSSVPLGTPSSSSALSSAPPTHSESTPPGPLSLAGQSGIAGGAGSGSGSMSASPKESSSSSASRSTTPATPALLDATSR